In one Pseudomonas sp. Bout1 genomic region, the following are encoded:
- a CDS encoding 3-oxoacyl-ACP reductase family protein, giving the protein MTTQNLSGKVALIQGGSRGIGAAIVKRLAAQGAAVAFTYVSSTAKAEELQSSVISEGGKALAILADSADADAIRSAVNATVKAFGRLDILVNNAGVLAVGPLEDFKLEDFDRTLSINVRSVFVATQEAARHMGEGGRIINIGSTNAERMPFAGGGPYAMSKSALVGLTKGLARDLGPRGITINNVQPGPVDTDMNPANGDFAESLIGFMAVGRYGHVEEIASFVAYLVGPEAGYITGASLTIDGGFSA; this is encoded by the coding sequence ATGACCACACAAAACCTCAGCGGCAAAGTCGCCTTGATCCAGGGCGGCTCCCGCGGTATCGGCGCCGCCATCGTCAAGCGCCTGGCCGCCCAAGGCGCAGCCGTCGCCTTTACCTACGTCAGCTCGACCGCCAAGGCCGAAGAATTGCAGAGCAGCGTGATCAGCGAAGGCGGCAAAGCCCTGGCGATTCTTGCCGACAGCGCCGATGCAGACGCCATCCGCAGCGCCGTCAACGCCACTGTCAAAGCGTTCGGACGCCTGGATATCCTGGTAAACAACGCAGGCGTACTTGCCGTTGGCCCGCTGGAAGATTTCAAGCTGGAAGATTTCGACCGCACCCTCTCGATCAACGTGCGCAGCGTGTTTGTCGCCACTCAGGAAGCCGCACGACACATGGGCGAAGGTGGCCGCATCATCAACATCGGCAGCACCAACGCCGAACGCATGCCATTTGCCGGTGGCGGCCCGTACGCCATGAGCAAATCGGCGCTGGTAGGCCTGACCAAAGGCCTGGCACGCGACCTGGGGCCACGGGGCATCACCATCAACAATGTGCAGCCAGGCCCGGTGGACACCGACATGAACCCGGCAAACGGTGATTTCGCCGAAAGCCTGATCGGCTTCATGGCCGTGGGCCGTTATGGCCATGTGGAAGAGATCGCCAGTTTCGTCGCCTACCTGGTGGGCCCGGAAGCCGGCTATATCACCGGCGCCAGCCTGACCATCGACGGTGGTTTCAGCGCGTAA
- a CDS encoding NCS1 family nucleobase:cation symporter-1 has product MRTSLSNNIALDLPSSTLNPEATSPGPLVLSPRLHNKDLAPTKAEGRRWGRYSIFALWTNDVHNIANYSFAIGLYALGLGGWQILLSLGIGAALVYFFMNLSGYMGQKTGVPFPVISRISFGIHGAQIPALIRAVIAIAWFGIQTYLASVVFRVLLTAVHPGFADYDHNSILGLSTLGWACFVAIWFVQLAILAYGMEMVRRYEAFAGPVILLTVASLAGWMYFQADGHIAWAIREPLSGGEMWRNIFAGGALWLAIYGTLILNFCDFARSSPCRKTIKVGNFWGLPVNILVFASITVLLCGGQFHLNGRVIESPTEIIAAIPNTFFLVLGCLAFLIVTVAVNIMANFVAPAFVLSNLAPKYLNFRRAGLISATVAVLILPWNLYNSPLVIVYFLSGLGALLGPLYGVIMVDYWLIRKSQVDVPQLYSEDPNGAYYYSRGVNLRAVAAFIPAAVIAILLALLPGFAHVSPFSWLIGAGIAGLLYLLLAKRQPYYADVSGESIAVDNVSH; this is encoded by the coding sequence ATGCGTACAAGTCTCTCCAATAACATCGCACTGGATCTGCCCTCCTCCACCCTGAACCCCGAGGCCACGAGCCCCGGCCCGCTGGTACTCAGCCCGCGCCTGCACAACAAGGATCTGGCGCCCACCAAGGCCGAAGGCCGGCGCTGGGGCCGCTATAGCATCTTTGCCTTGTGGACCAACGATGTGCACAACATCGCCAACTATTCTTTCGCCATCGGCTTGTATGCGCTGGGCCTTGGCGGCTGGCAGATTCTGCTGTCCCTGGGGATCGGCGCGGCATTGGTGTACTTCTTCATGAACCTGTCCGGCTATATGGGGCAGAAGACCGGCGTGCCATTTCCGGTGATCAGCCGCATCAGTTTCGGCATCCATGGCGCGCAGATTCCGGCGCTGATTCGCGCGGTAATTGCGATCGCCTGGTTCGGGATTCAGACCTACCTCGCCTCGGTAGTTTTCCGCGTGCTATTGACCGCGGTTCATCCGGGTTTTGCCGACTACGACCACAACTCGATCCTCGGCTTGTCGACCCTCGGCTGGGCCTGCTTTGTGGCGATCTGGTTCGTGCAACTCGCGATCCTCGCTTATGGCATGGAGATGGTGCGCCGTTATGAAGCCTTCGCCGGGCCGGTGATTTTGCTGACCGTCGCATCGCTGGCCGGATGGATGTATTTCCAGGCGGACGGCCACATTGCCTGGGCCATTCGCGAACCACTGAGCGGTGGCGAGATGTGGCGCAATATCTTCGCCGGCGGCGCGCTGTGGCTGGCTATATACGGCACGCTGATCCTGAATTTCTGCGACTTCGCCCGCTCCTCGCCCTGCCGCAAGACCATCAAGGTCGGCAACTTCTGGGGCCTGCCGGTGAATATCCTGGTATTTGCCAGCATCACCGTGCTGCTCTGCGGCGGGCAGTTCCACCTCAATGGCCGGGTGATCGAAAGCCCCACGGAAATCATCGCGGCAATTCCCAACACGTTCTTTCTGGTGCTGGGCTGCCTGGCGTTCCTGATTGTGACCGTGGCGGTGAACATCATGGCCAACTTCGTCGCGCCGGCCTTTGTGTTGAGCAACCTGGCGCCCAAGTACCTGAACTTTCGCCGCGCCGGGCTGATCAGCGCCACGGTAGCGGTGCTGATCCTGCCGTGGAATCTCTATAACAGCCCACTGGTGATCGTGTATTTCCTCTCGGGGCTGGGGGCTCTGTTGGGGCCGTTGTACGGGGTGATCATGGTCGACTACTGGTTGATCCGCAAAAGCCAGGTGGACGTGCCGCAGCTGTATAGCGAAGACCCGAATGGTGCTTATTACTACAGCCGCGGGGTCAATCTGCGCGCCGTGGCGGCCTTCATTCCTGCGGCGGTGATCGCCATTCTCCTGGCCCTGCTACCCGGTTTCGCACACGTATCACCTTTCTCCTGGCTGATTGGCGCCGGTATTGCAGGGCTGCTGTACCTGCTATTGGCCAAGCGCCAGCCGTATTACGCCGATGTGAGCGGCGAAAGCATTGCAGTCGATAACGTCAGTCATTAA
- a CDS encoding NahK/ErcS family hybrid sensor histidine kinase/response regulator — translation MTLSSGLIAAVALAYMAIMFAIAFYGDRRHAPLPPRMRAWVYSLSLAVYCTSWTFFGAVGQAAEQLWAFLPIYLGPVLLLVLAPWVLQKMVLISKQENITSIADFIAARYGKSQSLAVVVALICLVGVLPYIALQLKGIVLGVNLLIGASADTTGTRSQDTALIVSLVLALFTIVFGTRNLDATEHHRGMVLAIAFESLVKLFAFLAVGAFVTYGLYDGFDDLFSQAMLAPRLEEYWKETVNWPSMVVQTGVAMMAIICLPRQFHVTVVENIDPQDLRLAKWVFPAYLILAALFVIPIALGGKMLLPGSVLPDSYVISLPLAEAHPALAVLAFIGGASAATGMVIVASIALSTMVSNDMLLPWLLRRSSAERPFEVFRHWMLSVRRVSIVIILLLAYVSYRLLGSSASLATIGQIAFAAVTQLAPAMLGALYWKQANRRGVFAGLAAGTFLWFYTLVLPVTAKSLGWSFSLFPGMTWLHSHPLGLSVTSLTLGTVFSLAGNFTLFVWVSMLSRTRVSEHWQAGRFIGQETNPRASGRSMLSVQINDLLSLAARFVGEERAHQSFVRFAYRQGKGFNPNQNADNDWIAHTERLLAGVLGASSTRAVVKAAIEGREMQLEDVVRIADEASEVLQFNRALLQGAIENITQGISVVDQSLRLVAWNRRYLELFNYPEGLISVGRPIADIIRYNAERGLCGPGEAEVHVARRLHWMRQGRAHTSERLFPNGRVIELIGNPMPGGGFVMSFTDITAFREAEQALTEANEGLEQRVTERTHELSQLNVALTDAKGVAETASQSKTRFLAAVSHDLMQPLNAARLFSAALSHQNDGMSPDARQLVQHLDSSLRSAEDLISDLLDISRLENGKINPQRQPFVLNELFDTLGAEFKALAQEQGLRFRLRGSRLRVDSDIKLLRRVLQNFLTNAFRYADGPVLLGVRRRRGELCLEVWDRGPGIPLDKQKVIFEEFKRLDSHQTRAEKGLGLGLAIADGLCRVLGHRLSVRSWPGKGSVFSVRVPLARSQVNAPAKPLLESGQPLSGAQVLCVDNEESILIGMRSLLTRWGCEVWTARDQAQCAALLADGVRPQLALVDYHLDHGETGTELMGWLRAQLAEPIPGVVISADGRPEMVAQVHAAGLDYLAKPVKPAALRALLSRHLPL, via the coding sequence ATGACGCTGTCCAGCGGGCTGATCGCCGCCGTTGCCCTGGCCTATATGGCCATTATGTTTGCCATCGCCTTTTACGGTGACCGCCGCCATGCGCCGTTGCCACCGCGGATGCGTGCCTGGGTGTATAGCCTGTCGCTGGCGGTGTACTGCACCAGTTGGACATTCTTTGGTGCCGTAGGCCAGGCGGCCGAACAGTTGTGGGCGTTTTTACCGATCTACCTGGGCCCGGTACTGCTGTTGGTGCTGGCGCCGTGGGTGCTGCAAAAGATGGTGCTGATCAGCAAGCAGGAAAACATCACGTCCATTGCCGACTTTATTGCCGCCCGGTATGGCAAATCCCAATCCCTGGCGGTGGTAGTGGCGCTGATCTGCCTGGTGGGCGTGCTGCCTTATATAGCCTTGCAGCTAAAGGGCATCGTGCTGGGGGTGAACCTGCTGATCGGCGCCAGTGCCGATACCACCGGCACCCGCTCCCAGGACACAGCGCTGATCGTGTCGCTGGTACTGGCGTTGTTCACCATCGTGTTTGGTACGCGCAACCTGGACGCTACGGAACACCACCGGGGCATGGTGCTGGCGATCGCCTTTGAATCGCTGGTCAAGCTGTTCGCATTTCTCGCCGTCGGTGCGTTTGTGACCTACGGCCTGTACGACGGTTTCGACGATTTATTCAGCCAGGCAATGCTCGCACCACGGCTGGAGGAATACTGGAAAGAAACCGTCAACTGGCCTTCGATGGTGGTGCAGACCGGCGTGGCGATGATGGCGATCATCTGCCTGCCCCGCCAGTTTCACGTGACCGTAGTGGAGAACATCGACCCGCAGGACCTGCGCCTGGCCAAGTGGGTATTCCCGGCGTACCTGATCCTCGCGGCGCTGTTTGTGATCCCGATTGCCCTCGGCGGCAAGATGCTGCTGCCGGGCTCGGTGTTGCCCGACTCCTACGTGATCAGCCTGCCATTGGCCGAGGCACATCCGGCCCTCGCGGTGCTGGCGTTTATCGGCGGCGCCTCGGCGGCCACGGGCATGGTGATCGTCGCGAGCATCGCGCTGTCGACCATGGTTTCCAACGACATGCTGCTGCCCTGGCTGCTGCGCCGCTCCAGCGCCGAACGGCCATTCGAGGTGTTCCGTCACTGGATGTTGTCGGTGCGCCGGGTAAGCATTGTCATCATTTTGCTGCTGGCTTACGTCAGTTATCGGCTGCTGGGCTCCTCGGCAAGCCTGGCGACCATTGGCCAGATTGCCTTCGCCGCCGTGACTCAACTGGCACCGGCGATGCTCGGCGCGCTGTATTGGAAACAGGCCAACCGGCGCGGGGTATTTGCCGGGTTGGCGGCGGGCACGTTCTTGTGGTTCTACACCTTGGTCTTACCGGTCACGGCGAAAAGTCTCGGCTGGTCGTTCAGCCTTTTCCCAGGCATGACGTGGCTGCATTCGCACCCATTGGGCTTGTCCGTGACTTCGCTGACACTGGGCACGGTGTTTTCCCTGGCGGGTAACTTCACGTTGTTTGTCTGGGTCTCGATGCTCTCGCGCACGCGGGTGTCGGAGCATTGGCAGGCCGGGCGTTTTATCGGCCAGGAAACCAACCCGCGAGCCAGCGGCCGCTCGATGCTCTCGGTGCAGATCAATGATTTGCTCAGTCTGGCCGCACGGTTCGTCGGTGAAGAACGGGCCCACCAGAGTTTTGTGCGCTTCGCCTATCGCCAGGGCAAGGGCTTTAATCCCAACCAGAACGCCGACAACGATTGGATCGCCCACACCGAACGCCTGCTGGCGGGCGTGCTCGGTGCTTCTTCGACCCGGGCGGTGGTGAAAGCCGCCATTGAAGGCCGGGAAATGCAGTTGGAGGACGTAGTACGCATCGCCGACGAAGCGTCGGAAGTATTGCAGTTCAACCGGGCATTGCTGCAAGGCGCCATCGAAAACATCACCCAGGGCATCAGCGTGGTGGACCAGTCCTTGCGGCTGGTGGCGTGGAACCGGCGGTACCTGGAGCTGTTCAATTACCCCGAAGGCTTGATCAGCGTGGGCCGGCCGATTGCCGACATTATTCGCTACAACGCCGAGCGCGGGCTGTGCGGCCCCGGCGAGGCCGAGGTGCACGTGGCGCGTCGCCTGCACTGGATGCGCCAGGGCCGCGCGCATACGTCCGAGCGGCTGTTTCCCAATGGCCGGGTGATCGAGTTGATCGGCAACCCGATGCCGGGCGGCGGTTTTGTCATGAGTTTTACCGACATTACCGCGTTCCGCGAAGCCGAGCAGGCGCTGACCGAGGCTAACGAAGGCCTGGAGCAGCGGGTCACGGAGCGCACTCATGAACTGTCGCAACTCAACGTCGCGCTGACCGATGCCAAAGGCGTTGCCGAGACGGCCAGCCAGTCGAAAACCCGCTTTCTCGCGGCCGTCAGCCACGACTTGATGCAACCGCTGAATGCCGCGCGGCTGTTCTCCGCCGCCCTCTCCCACCAGAACGACGGCATGTCGCCAGATGCCCGGCAACTGGTGCAGCATCTGGACAGTTCGCTGCGTTCAGCCGAAGACCTGATCAGCGACCTGCTGGATATTTCGCGCCTGGAAAACGGCAAGATCAATCCGCAGCGCCAGCCCTTTGTGCTCAACGAGCTGTTTGATACGTTGGGCGCGGAGTTCAAGGCGCTGGCCCAGGAACAGGGCTTGCGCTTCCGGCTGCGGGGCAGCCGTTTGCGGGTCGACAGCGACATCAAGTTGCTGCGGCGGGTGTTGCAGAATTTCCTGACCAACGCGTTCCGGTACGCCGATGGGCCGGTGCTATTGGGTGTGCGGCGGCGTCGCGGCGAGTTGTGCCTGGAAGTGTGGGACCGTGGTCCCGGGATTCCGCTGGACAAGCAAAAAGTCATCTTCGAGGAATTCAAACGCCTGGACAGTCACCAGACACGTGCCGAGAAAGGCCTGGGCCTGGGCCTGGCGATTGCCGATGGCCTGTGCCGCGTGCTCGGGCACCGCTTGAGCGTGCGCTCATGGCCGGGCAAGGGCAGCGTATTCAGCGTACGCGTGCCGTTGGCGCGCAGCCAGGTCAACGCCCCCGCCAAGCCGCTACTGGAAAGCGGCCAGCCGTTGAGCGGCGCGCAGGTGCTGTGTGTGGATAACGAAGAAAGCATCCTGATCGGCATGCGCAGTTTGCTGACGCGCTGGGGCTGTGAAGTCTGGACCGCTCGCGACCAGGCGCAATGTGCCGCGCTGCTGGCAGACGGCGTGCGGCCGCAACTGGCCCTGGTGGATTACCACCTCGACCACGGCGAAACCGGCACCGAACTGATGGGCTGGCTGCGGGCGCAATTGGCAGAGCCGATTCCGGGCGTGGTGATCAGTGCCGACGGGCGGCCGGAGATGGTGGCCCAGGTGCATGCGGCGGGGTTGGATTACCTGGCCAAGCCGGTGAAGCCGGCGGCGTTGCGGGCGTTGTTGAGCCGACACCTGCCGCTTTAG
- a CDS encoding transcriptional regulator, with product MNIKPIHSQEDLTAALARVEQLWEAQIGSPEGNELEILAILIEKYEAAHPMPPSDPVEAIKFRMEQLGLTARDLEPFIGPSGRVSEVLNHKRKLSLSMIKRLHEGLRIPYESLLAGV from the coding sequence ATGAACATCAAACCCATTCATTCCCAGGAAGACCTGACCGCTGCGCTCGCCCGTGTCGAGCAGCTGTGGGAAGCGCAAATCGGCTCGCCTGAGGGTAACGAGCTGGAAATTCTCGCAATACTGATCGAAAAGTACGAAGCGGCGCATCCAATGCCGCCTTCGGACCCGGTAGAAGCGATTAAATTTCGAATGGAGCAGTTAGGCCTGACCGCCCGCGACCTGGAGCCTTTCATAGGGCCGAGCGGACGGGTTTCTGAAGTGCTGAACCATAAGCGCAAACTGAGCTTGTCGATGATCAAACGCCTGCATGAAGGATTGCGCATTCCGTATGAGAGTTTGCTCGCAGGGGTCTAG
- a CDS encoding LysR family transcriptional regulator has product MESFGSIECFVRSAEGGSFAEAARHLSLTPAAVGKSVAKLEARLGVRLFQRSTRRLALTEAGKLFLEEVSASLTTIQNAVANLASAEGRPVGTLKVSMGTVFGNRYVVPLLGEFLRRFPDINPDWHFDNRQVDLIGQGFDAAIGGGFELPQGVVARKLAPAHRILLASPDYLAKRKPVFAPEDLSLCNGILIRSPQTGRVRSWQLTHRSRDQRPLVLKPRMTMSDSGAACCASAQGLGIALVSMPMAVPYLDSGQLVRVLPDWYVDDGNISLYYAEHKLLPGKTRAFVDFILEQFVERELGQRFSAI; this is encoded by the coding sequence ATGGAAAGCTTTGGCAGTATCGAATGCTTCGTGCGCAGCGCCGAAGGCGGCAGCTTTGCCGAAGCGGCCCGGCACCTGAGCCTGACCCCGGCGGCCGTGGGTAAAAGCGTGGCCAAGCTGGAAGCGCGCCTCGGGGTGCGGCTGTTCCAGCGTAGCACCCGACGCCTGGCCCTGACTGAAGCCGGCAAGCTATTCCTGGAAGAAGTCAGCGCCAGCCTCACCACCATTCAAAACGCCGTGGCGAACCTGGCCAGTGCCGAAGGGCGGCCGGTGGGCACGCTGAAAGTGAGCATGGGCACCGTGTTCGGCAACCGTTATGTGGTGCCGTTGCTTGGGGAGTTTCTAAGGCGTTTTCCCGACATCAATCCCGACTGGCATTTCGATAATCGCCAGGTGGACCTGATCGGCCAAGGCTTCGATGCCGCGATCGGCGGTGGTTTTGAGCTGCCTCAGGGCGTGGTCGCACGCAAGCTTGCACCGGCGCACCGGATCCTGTTGGCCTCACCGGACTACCTCGCCAAACGTAAGCCGGTGTTCGCGCCTGAGGACTTGTCGCTGTGCAACGGCATCCTGATCCGCTCACCGCAAACCGGGCGGGTGCGTTCCTGGCAACTCACCCACCGTAGCCGCGACCAGCGCCCGCTGGTGCTCAAACCGCGCATGACCATGAGCGACTCGGGCGCCGCCTGCTGTGCCAGTGCCCAAGGCCTGGGGATTGCGCTGGTCAGCATGCCGATGGCCGTGCCGTATCTGGACAGCGGCCAACTGGTGAGGGTGCTGCCCGACTGGTACGTCGACGACGGCAACATCTCGCTGTACTACGCCGAACACAAACTGCTGCCCGGCAAGACCCGGGCGTTTGTGGATTTCATCCTTGAGCAGTTTGTGGAGCGCGAACTGGGCCAGCGGTTCAGTGCCATTTGA
- the pabB gene encoding aminodeoxychorismate synthase component I yields the protein MSCSVHPLPYRANPAKYFAAIRHAPGAVLLDSGRPTAERGRYDLLSAWPEATLAVWPDESGSDFLQRLRENLRLLGEATIPAPYELPFAGGLIGYLSYDFGRHLEHLPHVAVDDLHLPDARFGLYAWALISDHQAQTSQLVFHPKLVESERQRLITLFSQPAISPLATFKLHGAMAPDITAQTYEHALARIQAYIQAGDCYQVNFAQRFRAQCGGDPWVAYCALREACPTPFSGFQSLPDNGAVLSLSPERFVKISQGQVETRPIKGTRPRGATPAEDAANAAELLASPKDRAENLMIVDLLRNDLGRTCRTGSVKVPELFSLESYPNVHHLVSSVTGELADDKDALDLIAGSFPGGSITGAPKIRAMQIIDELEPTRRGLYCGSLLYLDVRGEMDSSIAIRSLLVKDGQVCCWGGGGIVADSQWQAEYQESMTKVRVLLQTLENL from the coding sequence GTGAGCTGCTCCGTACATCCGCTGCCCTACCGGGCCAACCCTGCCAAGTATTTCGCGGCGATTCGCCATGCACCCGGCGCCGTGCTGCTGGACAGTGGCCGGCCAACGGCCGAACGCGGCCGTTATGACCTGTTGAGCGCCTGGCCCGAGGCGACCCTGGCGGTATGGCCTGACGAAAGCGGCAGCGATTTCCTGCAACGCTTGCGGGAAAACCTGAGGTTGTTGGGTGAGGCCACGATTCCCGCGCCCTACGAACTGCCCTTTGCCGGCGGCCTGATCGGCTACCTGAGCTACGATTTCGGTCGCCATCTTGAGCACCTGCCGCACGTGGCCGTGGACGACCTGCACCTGCCGGACGCGCGCTTTGGCCTGTACGCCTGGGCCTTGATCAGCGATCACCAGGCGCAGACCAGCCAATTGGTGTTCCACCCCAAGCTGGTGGAAAGCGAACGGCAACGTCTGATCACTTTGTTCAGCCAGCCGGCCATCAGCCCGCTGGCAACCTTCAAGCTGCACGGCGCGATGGCCCCGGACATTACAGCGCAAACCTACGAACACGCCCTCGCCCGCATCCAGGCCTACATCCAGGCTGGCGACTGCTACCAGGTCAACTTTGCCCAACGCTTTCGCGCCCAGTGCGGTGGCGATCCGTGGGTGGCGTACTGCGCCCTGCGCGAAGCGTGCCCGACGCCGTTTTCCGGGTTCCAGAGCCTGCCGGATAATGGTGCGGTGTTGAGTTTGTCGCCGGAGCGCTTCGTCAAAATCAGCCAGGGCCAGGTGGAAACCCGCCCGATCAAGGGCACTCGGCCACGCGGTGCAACGCCTGCGGAAGATGCGGCCAACGCCGCCGAACTGCTGGCCAGCCCGAAGGATCGTGCCGAGAACCTGATGATCGTCGACCTGCTGCGCAACGACCTGGGCCGCACCTGCCGCACCGGCTCGGTGAAAGTGCCGGAGTTGTTCAGCCTGGAAAGCTATCCGAATGTGCATCACCTGGTGAGCAGCGTCACCGGCGAATTAGCCGACGATAAAGACGCCCTCGACCTGATCGCCGGCAGTTTCCCCGGCGGCTCGATCACCGGCGCGCCGAAGATTCGCGCGATGCAGATCATCGATGAGCTGGAGCCGACCCGGCGCGGGTTGTATTGCGGTTCGCTGCTGTACCTGGACGTGCGCGGCGAGATGGACAGCTCCATCGCGATCCGCAGCCTGCTGGTCAAGGATGGTCAGGTGTGCTGCTGGGGCGGCGGCGGGATCGTCGCAGACTCGCAATGGCAGGCGGAGTATCAGGAGTCGATGACCAAGGTGCGGGTGTTGTTACAAACCTTGGAAAACCTGTAG
- the thrH gene encoding bifunctional phosphoserine phosphatase/homoserine phosphotransferase ThrH, whose translation MEIACLDLEGVLVPEIWIAFAEKTGIESLRATTRDIPDYDVLMKQRLRILDEHGLKLSDIQEVIATLKPLDGAIEFVNWLRERFQVVILSDTFYEFSQPLMRQLGFPTLLCHRLITDENDRVVSYQLRQKDPKRQSVLAFKTLYYRVIAAGDSYNDTTMLGEADRGILFHAPENVIREFPQFPAVHTFEDLKKEFIKASNRQLSL comes from the coding sequence GTGGAAATTGCCTGTCTCGACCTGGAAGGGGTGCTGGTCCCGGAAATCTGGATCGCCTTCGCCGAAAAAACCGGTATTGAATCCTTGCGGGCCACCACCCGGGACATTCCCGACTACGACGTGCTGATGAAACAGCGCCTGCGCATTCTGGATGAGCACGGGCTGAAGCTCTCGGACATTCAGGAAGTGATCGCCACCCTCAAGCCCCTGGACGGTGCCATCGAGTTCGTCAACTGGCTGCGCGAGCGCTTCCAGGTGGTGATCCTGTCGGACACGTTCTATGAGTTCTCCCAGCCGCTGATGCGTCAACTGGGCTTCCCGACGCTGTTGTGCCACCGGTTGATCACCGACGAGAACGACCGGGTGGTGAGCTATCAACTGCGTCAGAAAGACCCGAAGCGTCAGTCGGTGTTGGCCTTCAAGACGTTGTACTACCGGGTGATTGCTGCGGGCGATTCCTACAACGACACCACCATGCTGGGCGAGGCCGACCGCGGGATCCTGTTCCATGCGCCGGAGAACGTGATTCGCGAGTTCCCGCAGTTCCCGGCGGTGCATACCTTTGAGGATTTGAAGAAAGAGTTCATCAAGGCGTCGAATCGACAGTTGAGCCTGTAA
- a CDS encoding phosphoadenylyl-sulfate reductase, translating to MNQAFDVTELAATYANKSAQDILKLAFSQFGDDLWISFSGAEDVVLVDMAWKLNKNVKVFSLDTGRLHPQTYRFIEQVREFYKIDIELISPDQSKLEPFVKEKGLFSFYKDGHGECCGIRKIEPLRRKLSGVSAWATGQRRDQSPGTRSQVAALEIDTAFSTPERTLYKFNPLAQMTSEEVWGYIRMLELPYNSLHERGFISIGCEPCTRPVLPNQHEREGRWWWEEATQKECGLHAGNIISKA from the coding sequence ATGAACCAAGCCTTCGACGTCACCGAACTCGCCGCGACTTACGCCAACAAATCCGCCCAGGATATTCTCAAGCTGGCGTTCAGCCAGTTTGGTGACGACCTGTGGATCTCTTTCAGCGGTGCCGAGGACGTGGTGCTGGTAGACATGGCCTGGAAGCTGAACAAGAACGTCAAGGTGTTCAGCCTCGACACCGGCCGCCTGCATCCGCAGACCTACCGGTTTATCGAGCAGGTGCGTGAGTTCTACAAGATCGACATCGAGCTGATCTCGCCGGACCAGAGCAAGCTGGAACCCTTCGTCAAGGAAAAGGGTTTGTTCAGCTTCTATAAAGACGGCCATGGCGAATGCTGTGGCATACGTAAGATCGAGCCGCTGCGCCGCAAGCTTTCCGGCGTGAGCGCCTGGGCCACCGGCCAGCGTCGCGACCAGAGCCCTGGCACCCGCAGCCAGGTGGCCGCACTCGAAATCGACACCGCCTTCTCCACGCCGGAACGCACCCTGTACAAGTTCAACCCGCTGGCACAGATGACCAGCGAGGAAGTCTGGGGTTACATCCGCATGCTGGAGCTGCCGTACAACAGCCTGCACGAACGCGGTTTTATCAGCATCGGCTGTGAGCCATGCACCCGCCCGGTGCTGCCAAACCAGCACGAGCGCGAAGGCCGCTGGTGGTGGGAAGAAGCCACCCAAAAAGAATGTGGGCTGCACGCTGGCAACATCATCAGCAAGGCGTAA
- a CDS encoding aspartate/glutamate racemase family protein gives MRILVVNVNTTESITEAIAKQARAVASPGTEIVGLTPFFGAESVEGNFESYLAAIAVMDRVMAYDQPFDAVIQAGYGEHGREGLQELLNVPVVDITEAAASTAMFLGHAYSVVTTLDRTVPLIEDRLKLAGLYQRCASVRASGMAVLELEEDPLRAMEAIVRQAELAISEDKAEVICLGCGGMAGLDEQIRYRTGVPVVDGVTAAVAIAEGLVRLGLSTSKIRTYATPRPKKVIGWPGRR, from the coding sequence ATGCGCATCCTTGTGGTCAACGTCAACACCACCGAGTCCATCACCGAGGCGATCGCCAAACAGGCACGGGCGGTGGCGTCCCCAGGCACCGAGATCGTCGGGCTGACTCCGTTTTTTGGTGCCGAATCGGTGGAAGGCAACTTTGAAAGCTACCTGGCAGCCATCGCGGTGATGGACCGGGTGATGGCCTACGACCAACCGTTCGACGCGGTGATCCAGGCCGGTTACGGCGAGCATGGCCGCGAAGGTTTGCAGGAGTTGCTCAACGTGCCGGTGGTGGACATCACCGAAGCGGCAGCCAGCACCGCGATGTTCCTCGGGCACGCCTACTCCGTGGTGACGACCCTGGACCGCACCGTGCCGCTGATTGAAGACCGGCTGAAACTGGCCGGTTTGTATCAGCGTTGCGCGTCGGTGCGCGCCAGCGGCATGGCGGTGCTGGAACTGGAAGAAGACCCGCTGCGCGCCATGGAGGCCATCGTGCGCCAGGCCGAGTTGGCGATCAGCGAAGACAAGGCCGAAGTGATCTGCCTGGGCTGCGGCGGCATGGCCGGGCTGGACGAGCAAATTCGCTACCGCACGGGCGTGCCGGTGGTGGACGGGGTGACGGCGGCGGTGGCGATTGCCGAAGGGTTGGTGCGGTTGGGGCTGTCGACGTCGAAGATTCGCACGTATGCAACGCCGAGGCCGAAGAAAGTCATCGGTTGGCCGGGGCGCCGTTAA